A segment of the Echinicola strongylocentroti genome:
GGTTCTCCTATTCCTGCCAAAACCTTGACAGCTTCCAGTGCCTGATAAGTACCGATAAGGGCAGGTAAGATGCCCAAAACACCGTTTTCGTCACAATTTAGAATGGCCGAAGTATTTCCTTCTTCTGGAAATAAACAACGGTAAGTGGGGCCATTTTGGTAATTCATGACACTCACTTGTCCTTCAAAATCATGCAGGGCACCATAAATAAAGGGCTTGTCGAGGATCACACAGGCGTCATTGACCAAATAGCGCGTGCCAAAATTGTCGGATGCATCGACTATAAGGTCGTAGTCAGCCAGTTCGTGCAGCGCGTTTTCAGGGGTCAAAAATTCGCGGATATTGATGAAGCGTGTGGATGGATTCTGTCGCTGCAAATGCTGAATAAGCACATCGGTTTTGTGTTTGCCCACGTCTTCAGGGGTGAAGAGCGTTTGCCGTGCCAGGTTACTTTCAGCTACGGTGTCCTGATCCATGATGGCTATCGTTCCTACGCCGACTCCATTGAGGTATTGGGCCACGGGAGTACCCAGTCCACCTGCGCCGATGATCAGGACACTGGCTGCAGCGAGTTTTTCTTGGGATTCCTTTCCAAAACTTTTTAGCCGTATTTGCTTCTGATAGCGTATTTCGTCCATTAGTTTTCTCCTATTCGTGATTTGGCCATTTCGTAATCTTCCGGGAAGTTGGCATTGAACAGTTCCAGGTCGTTTTCAGGATAGATCAGGTGTACATCTGCATTCATGAGAAATTTTCTTGGGCAGCTTTTTCCTGATTCATTCATGAATTTCTTGGCATCGACCAATCCTTTTGGTTCCCAGATGCCGATCAGTGGCTCTGGAAGCTTGGATTCATGAGTGGCATAGACCGTTGCATGTTTTTGGGGCTGGCG
Coding sequences within it:
- a CDS encoding HesA/MoeB/ThiF family protein; its protein translation is MDEIRYQKQIRLKSFGKESQEKLAAASVLIIGAGGLGTPVAQYLNGVGVGTIAIMDQDTVAESNLARQTLFTPEDVGKHKTDVLIQHLQRQNPSTRFINIREFLTPENALHELADYDLIVDASDNFGTRYLVNDACVILDKPFIYGALHDFEGQVSVMNYQNGPTYRCLFPEEGNTSAILNCDENGVLGILPALIGTYQALEAVKVLAGIGEPLSGKLLIIDTLAQTHLKVGLSVVPENQSILALKNSYGQPMCSTDMTVTTLTSEEFWAKQEVDRQQQVIDVRNEGEFESGHLENAQNIPLAQLTERHQEINEKASVILICQSGMRSLRAAQLLQSLHPEQVIYNLEGGMNALEAEGWE